A stretch of DNA from Thermanaerosceptrum fracticalcis:
TAAAAAAATCCCCGGAGTTTTCACTCCGGGGATTCTACTAAAATTCTACTTTTACTAAATGTTTTTCTAAGCGGGCAATACCTTCCTTAATCCGCTCATCGGGAATGGTAATAGAAATACGGAAATATCCTTCCCCATAATGGCCATAGCCATTGCCGGGAGTAATGATCACACCCGCTTTTTCTAAAACATATTCGGCAAATTCTGCCGAGGTATAACCTTTGGGAACACGAGCCCAGATATAGAAAGTAGCTTTGGGCTTAGACAGGTTCCAGCCTAAGCGGTTTAATCCCTCTACGACCATATCCCTTCTTCTCTCATAAACCCGGCGTAATTCCATAATGCTGTCCTTAGGTCCGGTTAAGCCTTTAATTCCCGCATACTGGATAGCCTGGAACTGTCCCGAATCCAAATTAGACTTAAGGCGACCTAAAGCTTCAATGACATCCTGGCGGCCCACAGCCCAGCCAATACGCCACCCTGTCATGTTAAAGGGCTTGGAGAGGCTGCCAAATTCAATACCTACATCTTTTGCCCCCGGCACCTCCAGGAAACTTGGGGGCTGGTATCCCTCGTAAGCCATTTCCGTATAGGCTGCATCATGACAGACGATGATGTCGTATTTCTTAGCAAATTCTACTACTTCGGCAAAAAATTCTTTGGTGGCGATGGCGCCGGTAGGGTTATTGGGATAATTAATAAACATCAATTTGGCTTTACGCGCGATGTCTTCAGGAATTTTGGCAAGGTCAGGCAAATAATTATTTTCTTCTAATAATGGCATGAGATAGGGTTCGCCGCCGGCCAGTAAAGTACCGATACCGTAAACGGGATACCCTGGATCGGGAACCAGGTTGATATCACCGGGATCAACATAGCAAAAGCTGATATGCCCTATTCCTTCTTTGGATCCGATGAGTGTCACAACTTCCTTTCTGGGATCCAGTTGAACATCATGCGTTTTCTCATAATACTCACAAACGGCCTGACGGTAAGCCAGCATACCCACGGAAGATGGATACTGGTGGTTTGCCGGATTTTGGGCTTCTTTACAGAGTTCATCAATAATAGGCTTTGGTGTGGGCAAATCGGGGTCACCAATACCAAAGCTGATAATATCGATTCCTTTTTCTTTGGCTTCCTCAATCTTTTTTTCTATCCTGGCAAAAAGATACGGAGGTAGTTTTTTGATTCTTGTCGCTTCCATGACAACACCCTTTCTTTTATTTTATTAATGAAACATCCTTGACTTCACCGGCAAAGACTGTTTGGGCAGGACCAGTCATATACACATGGTTATTCAGAGCCCATTCAATATCCAGTGTGCCACCTGGCAAATGTATTTTAGCCTTGCGACCTGTCTTGTTATTCAGAACAGCGGCAACCAAGGATGCACAAGCACCTGTACCACAAGCGAGGGTGAGACCTGCACCTCTTTCCCAAACCCGCATCTTCATCTCATGCTCATTGAGGACCTCAATGAAGTGGACATTGGTTTTCCTGGGAAATGCTGGATGATATTCAATAGCCGGTCCATATTTCCCCAGGTCGATTCCTTCCACATCATCCACGAAGATGACACAGTGAGGAACCCCTAAAAGAAGTGCAGTCACATAAAATACGGTATCCAGTACCCTCAGTGGTTCGTTGAGGGCTTGTCCTGCAGAACCGGACATGGGGACCTTATCCCTGTCCAAGGAAGGCTTTCCCATATTTACTGTCACTGCAGTGACTTTACCATCCTGGAGAACCAGCCGGGGCAGCATGACCCCGGCCAGGGTTTCCACAGTAAAACTTTCTTTATGTACCAATCCCTCTTCGAAGGCATATTTGGCAAAACAGCGAATGGCATTCCCGCACATTTCACCTTCGCTGCCGTCAGAATTGAAATATCTCATCCTGATATCGGCTTTTTCCGAAGGGAGAAGGAAAACCAATCCATCAGCCCCTATGCCAAAATGGCGGTCACACAAATTTTGCGCAGTTAAAGGGATGTTTGGGGGCATCTGTTCCTTAAACCCGTTTACCAAAATAAAATCGTTTCCTATTCCGTGCATTTTTACAAACTTCACTGGTGAGCACCTCACTAAGCACGCAAAGTAATAATTCGTCTCTTTCTCCTGATTTTAACAGTACGATACAATCCCTGCAAGAGGGTTGTTCCTCCGGATAAACCAATTATTAAGACCCAGTGCCAAACTTCTAAAGGAACAGTCTTAAAAATTGGCTGGAAGAAGGGTATATAGATAACGGCAAGTTGCATCAGCACTGAAGTGGTCACTGCTGCTACGAGGTAATTATTGGAAAAGAATCCTAATTCAAAAATAGAGTAGCGTTCGGAACGACAATCGAAAACATAGAAGAGCTGGGCAAAGACTAAAGTTGAAAAAGCCATGGTTCTGGCTAAATCCAGGTTTTCCCCCCCCAGATAAAAACCAGCTATATAGGTGATGAGGGTAATAATGGTAATCAGGCTGCCTCTCACTAATATTCTCCTGGTTAAGCCATGGGCAAATATACTTTCCTGCGGGTCCCGGGGCTTACGTGTCATAATATCAGGATCTGAGGTATCAACCCCTAAAGCCATGGCAGGCAAACCATCTGTCACAAGATTCATCCAGAGGATTTGGATGGGGATTAAAGGAAGGGGTAAACCCATCAAGGCTGCAAAAAACATGGTCAACACTTCCCCCACATTACATGAAAGCAGGTAACGAATAAATTTTCTAATATTATCATAGATGCCCCGACCTTCTTCAACAGCTGCCACAATAGTAGCAAAATCGTCATTGCCTAAAATCATAGCCGAAGCTTCTTTGGTCACGTCAGTTCCCGTAATGCCCATGCTCACACCGATATCCGCCTCTTTTACAGCAGGAGCATCATTCACACCGTCTCCGGTCATTGCCACAATATGTCCTGCCCCTTTTAAGGCTTTGACGATACGGAGCTTGTGCTTAGGAGAAACCCGTGCATATACCGCTATTTGATTGACTTCTTTTAACAACTGGCTGTCACTCAGCCTGTCGAGCTCAGGGCCTGTTAAAACTTTTTGCTGGCTACTTGTGATGATGCCTAATTCCTTAGCTACTGCCTCCGCCGTTTTTCTATGGTCACCCGTGATCATCACAGTTTTGATGCCCGCAGTTTTACACACCCTTACGGCCTTTTTTGCTGACAGCCTGGGCGGGTCAATCATTCCCGCCAGGGCCACAAAAGTCAAGTTCTCCTCTAATGTGCTCCCATCCTTCTCCCAGTTTAATTTCTGGGGAATGTCCCGGAAGGCCAAACCTAATACGCGTAAGGCCTGTGCAGCCATTCTGTCATTAGCCCGCAGTATTTCTTCTTTGACTTCTTTCGTCAAGGGTACTATTTTCCCCTGCCAAAGGGCACTTGTACAGAGATTTAATATGACGTCGGGAGCGCCTTTACAGTAGACCACAGGTCCATTTTTCGTTAAATAGACCACACTCATGCGTTTACGTTCCGAATCAAAGGGAATTTCATAAACCCGTCTTTCCGACTTTTCTAAAGTCTCACGCCATATTCCCGCTTTGGCAGCAGCTACTAGCAAAGCGCCCTCTGTAGGGTCACCCGAAATTTCCCAGGTATCTTCTTTTTTATTTCTGAAAAATCCCTGCACTACAGTATCGTTCTTTTGCAGGTCGGCATTATTACAAAGAGCGGCAATCTTAAAAGCCATGTCTAAACTATGCTTATTTTCTTTACGCCATTTATCCACCTCAGGATAAACAAATTTGCCCCGGGGTTCGTACCCTTCACCTGTAACGTGCACAAAATCTCCGGAAGAAAAAATCTGGCGAACTGTCATTTCATTCTGAGTTAAAGTACCGGTTTTATCGGAGCAAATCACAGTAGCACAGCCCAAAGTCTCCACTGCCGGCAATTTACGGACAATGGCCTGTCTTTTGACCATCTTCTGTACACCCACGGCCAGGGCGATGGTCACAATGGCCGGTAAACCCTCCGGTATGGCCGCCACAGCCAGGCTTACCCCTGTCAGAAACATGCGATAAACGGGTTCACCCCGCAGCACACCTGTCACTACAACCACAGCCACAATAGCCAGGCAGAACAGGACAAGCCAACGCCCCAGTTGGGCTAATCTCTTTTGCAGGGGTGTATCTTCATCTTCAACCTGTTGGATATAGTCTGCGATTTGCCCCATTTCCGTACTCATGCCTGTCTCTACTACTATTCCCCAGCCTTTACCCCTGGTAACCACGGTACCCATAAATCCCATGTTCCTTCTGTCTCCCAGCGGGGTATCGGCTAAGTATATTTCCTGGGGTCTTTTTTTCACAGGCACTGATTCACCGGTCAGAGCCGCTTCTTCTACCTCCAGCTGGTGAGCCTCCATAATGCGTAAGTCTGCCGGTATAATATCACCAGTATCTAATATTACGAGATCTCCCGGAACCAACTGGCTGGCAGGAATTCGTAATGTCTCTCCCTCTCTTTTCACAGTGGCTTCGGGGGCAATCAATTTTTTCAGAGCCTCCATAGATTTTTCAGCACGAAATTCCTGGATAAAACCTAAGATAGCATTGATGATGACTATGGCCATAATGGTAATGGCATCAGCATATTCACACAGTAACCCCGAAATGACGGTGGCCGCAATTAAAACCAAAACCATAAAGTCCTTAAATTGAGTTAAAAAAATAGCTACAGGAGATATTCGTTTCTGTTGTACCAATTGATTGGGACCAACGAGTTCCAACCTCCTGGCTGCTTCCTTCTGCTCCAATCCTTTTTCTCTATCTGTTTGTAATTTTAGCACTACCTCTTCCTGCCCCAGGGCATGCCAGTTACTCTTTTCCATACTCGAGCCTCCTCTGCTGCCTAATCTTATTTTCTATTCCTTAATTCTTATTCGCAGCGTGAGACAAAAATGACGAGAATTAGCTGACAACTCTTGATACAGAAAAGAGGAAGATGGGATATACTGATGTATAGCGATTGTCCGACTTCCGCTTTCCGACTAAGTTAATCGCCACCCGCCACCCGCTACCAGTTACCCGAAAATATACTTCTAATTCTGGTATCGGGGATGGGGAAACGGGGGCTTAGGAGCTAACAACTAACAACTAACTCTGGAGGTAAACTATGTCATTTGATGGAATTGTGATGCGTGCCGTAAGCCTGGAACTGGACCAGTTGCTCTGTGGCGCACGTATCGATAAAATATACCAACCCCTGCCCCATGAAATTATTATTTTGCTTAGACAAAAGGGGCAAAATTATAAACTCCTTATTTCCGCCCATGCCCAAGAGGCCCGCATTCACCTGGTAACCCAAAGTAAACCCAACCCTGCCGAACCTCCCCTCTTCTGTATGGTTTTGCGCAAACACTTGGAAGGGGGAAAAATTGTCTCCATCACCCAGCAGGGCCTGGAACGAGTCCTGGACATCACCTGTGAGGTAATGGATGAACTGGGTGATTTGGTTACACGCAAGCTTATGGTGGAAATCATGGGGCGCCACAGCAATATTATTCTGATTAACCCCCAGAATAATAAAATTCTTGATGCCATCCACAGGGTACCCCATACCGTGAGCCGCTACCGCCAGGTCTTACCCGGTTTACCCTATCAGGCTCCTCCTCCCCAGAAAAAAATCAACCCCTGGGAGGTAAACGAGGAAGAATTTTATGCCAGGTTTTTGGCCAATCCCCTTTCTCAGCCCGTAAGTAAAGCCATCTTAAACACATACAGCGGCCTTGGTCCCCAGACTGTGGAAGTAATAATCACAAGGGGAGGTCTAAATCCCTCCTTGCCTTTGGAATACTGTGGCCAATATGAACTAACCAAACTATGGCTGGCTTTTAAGGAAGCTGCCTATGCTATCTATCACGGTAGTTTTACCCCTGAAGTCCTTATGCTTAATAAAAAAACCAGGACCTTCTCCGCCCTGGCTTTAACCCACTTTACCACCGGTGAACGCATCTCCTTCCCGACCATGAATGAAGCGCTGGATTATTTCTACCGTCATAAAGAAGAGACCAATACCTTCCAACAAAAAAAGGCAGATATCGAACACCTGCTCAAAAAAGAAATCGAGCGCTGTGAGAAAAAGGCAGGACTCCAGGAGCAAACGGTGCTGGAAGCCCAGGATACAGAAAAATACCGGCTCTGGGGCGAACTGTTGATGGCTCACCTCCACCAGTTGAAACCGGGAAAAGAAGTGCAGGTAATCAATTACTATTCTCCTGCCAGTGAGACCTTAACTATTCCCTTAGATGAGCATCTTTCCGTCTTAGAAAATGCACAAGTCTATTTCAACAAGTATCAAAAAGCCAAAAATGCTGCCCATAAAGCAAAGGAGCATTTGGCCGAAACCCGGGCAGAACTTGACTATCTCTACAGCCTCTCTGCCTCCTTAGACACAGTAACCAGTGTCCAGGAAGTTGATGAGATCAAGGAAGAGTTCCGCGAGGCCGGTTACTTGAAAACCGTTACTCCGCAAAAAGGAAAAATACCCGTGAAAGAAAACACTTCTCCCCAAAAGGTTATCGTTGATGGCTGGGAAATCTATTACGGGAAAAATAACAAACAAAATGACCTTCTAACCATGAAAATGGCCAAAGCCGATGATGTCTGGCTTCACACCAAAGATATACCCGGTTCCCATGTGATCATTAAAAATCCCGAAGGTAAAGCTGTCCCGGACAACATCCTGGAAGCAGCAGCTTTATTGGCCGCTTATCATTCTAAAGTCCGTAATTCCACCCATGTACCTATTGATTATACATTGCGTAAACATGTACGTAAGCCTAAGGGGGCCAAACCCGGCATGGTCATTTATGATAACCAGCGAACCATATATATAACACCGGAACTAGAAAGAATAAAAAACATTCTAGGTGAATGAAATACACCATCAAATTAGAGCCCAGGCTTAAATGCCTGGGCTCAGGTTTATTTTTTTCGCCTTATCAATGTATTTAACTAGCATTGAGGGAAGCCACAAGGCCTTTCCTGTTGCCGTCGAACTAATATGGCACAAAGCTGACGGAATTGCCTGACCAGGAATTGCTGTATATAATGACCATATCAAATAGAAAGGAAAAGACGCCCCCGTTTTGATGTGTTACTGCGCCAACAGTAGCACTAGGAGCGTCCCCAATAAGCTTAACATGGTCATTGTAACAAAATATAAGCTCATTGAGAATCCCCTTAAAGGTGTTTTTTGTTAGGAGCGAGGAACAGAATCTCTGTCCCTGCTGTAGCGAATCAATGGAAGTGATCGGAAGTCGCCGGCGGAACTGCATTAATAGTGCCGGAGAAAAAATGGTCCTAATGA
This window harbors:
- a CDS encoding calcium-transporting P-type ATPase, PMR1-type, with product MEKSNWHALGQEEVVLKLQTDREKGLEQKEAARRLELVGPNQLVQQKRISPVAIFLTQFKDFMVLVLIAATVISGLLCEYADAITIMAIVIINAILGFIQEFRAEKSMEALKKLIAPEATVKREGETLRIPASQLVPGDLVILDTGDIIPADLRIMEAHQLEVEEAALTGESVPVKKRPQEIYLADTPLGDRRNMGFMGTVVTRGKGWGIVVETGMSTEMGQIADYIQQVEDEDTPLQKRLAQLGRWLVLFCLAIVAVVVVTGVLRGEPVYRMFLTGVSLAVAAIPEGLPAIVTIALAVGVQKMVKRQAIVRKLPAVETLGCATVICSDKTGTLTQNEMTVRQIFSSGDFVHVTGEGYEPRGKFVYPEVDKWRKENKHSLDMAFKIAALCNNADLQKNDTVVQGFFRNKKEDTWEISGDPTEGALLVAAAKAGIWRETLEKSERRVYEIPFDSERKRMSVVYLTKNGPVVYCKGAPDVILNLCTSALWQGKIVPLTKEVKEEILRANDRMAAQALRVLGLAFRDIPQKLNWEKDGSTLEENLTFVALAGMIDPPRLSAKKAVRVCKTAGIKTVMITGDHRKTAEAVAKELGIITSSQQKVLTGPELDRLSDSQLLKEVNQIAVYARVSPKHKLRIVKALKGAGHIVAMTGDGVNDAPAVKEADIGVSMGITGTDVTKEASAMILGNDDFATIVAAVEEGRGIYDNIRKFIRYLLSCNVGEVLTMFFAALMGLPLPLIPIQILWMNLVTDGLPAMALGVDTSDPDIMTRKPRDPQESIFAHGLTRRILVRGSLITIITLITYIAGFYLGGENLDLARTMAFSTLVFAQLFYVFDCRSERYSIFELGFFSNNYLVAAVTTSVLMQLAVIYIPFFQPIFKTVPLEVWHWVLIIGLSGGTTLLQGLYRTVKIRRKRRIITLRA
- a CDS encoding LL-diaminopimelate aminotransferase, encoding MEATRIKKLPPYLFARIEKKIEEAKEKGIDIISFGIGDPDLPTPKPIIDELCKEAQNPANHQYPSSVGMLAYRQAVCEYYEKTHDVQLDPRKEVVTLIGSKEGIGHISFCYVDPGDINLVPDPGYPVYGIGTLLAGGEPYLMPLLEENNYLPDLAKIPEDIARKAKLMFINYPNNPTGAIATKEFFAEVVEFAKKYDIIVCHDAAYTEMAYEGYQPPSFLEVPGAKDVGIEFGSLSKPFNMTGWRIGWAVGRQDVIEALGRLKSNLDSGQFQAIQYAGIKGLTGPKDSIMELRRVYERRRDMVVEGLNRLGWNLSKPKATFYIWARVPKGYTSAEFAEYVLEKAGVIITPGNGYGHYGEGYFRISITIPDERIKEGIARLEKHLVKVEF
- a CDS encoding Rqc2 family fibronectin-binding protein, with the translated sequence MSFDGIVMRAVSLELDQLLCGARIDKIYQPLPHEIIILLRQKGQNYKLLISAHAQEARIHLVTQSKPNPAEPPLFCMVLRKHLEGGKIVSITQQGLERVLDITCEVMDELGDLVTRKLMVEIMGRHSNIILINPQNNKILDAIHRVPHTVSRYRQVLPGLPYQAPPPQKKINPWEVNEEEFYARFLANPLSQPVSKAILNTYSGLGPQTVEVIITRGGLNPSLPLEYCGQYELTKLWLAFKEAAYAIYHGSFTPEVLMLNKKTRTFSALALTHFTTGERISFPTMNEALDYFYRHKEETNTFQQKKADIEHLLKKEIERCEKKAGLQEQTVLEAQDTEKYRLWGELLMAHLHQLKPGKEVQVINYYSPASETLTIPLDEHLSVLENAQVYFNKYQKAKNAAHKAKEHLAETRAELDYLYSLSASLDTVTSVQEVDEIKEEFREAGYLKTVTPQKGKIPVKENTSPQKVIVDGWEIYYGKNNKQNDLLTMKMAKADDVWLHTKDIPGSHVIIKNPEGKAVPDNILEAAALLAAYHSKVRNSTHVPIDYTLRKHVRKPKGAKPGMVIYDNQRTIYITPELERIKNILGE
- the dapF gene encoding diaminopimelate epimerase, translated to MKFVKMHGIGNDFILVNGFKEQMPPNIPLTAQNLCDRHFGIGADGLVFLLPSEKADIRMRYFNSDGSEGEMCGNAIRCFAKYAFEEGLVHKESFTVETLAGVMLPRLVLQDGKVTAVTVNMGKPSLDRDKVPMSGSAGQALNEPLRVLDTVFYVTALLLGVPHCVIFVDDVEGIDLGKYGPAIEYHPAFPRKTNVHFIEVLNEHEMKMRVWERGAGLTLACGTGACASLVAAVLNNKTGRKAKIHLPGGTLDIEWALNNHVYMTGPAQTVFAGEVKDVSLIK